Proteins from one Streptomyces roseifaciens genomic window:
- a CDS encoding proton-conducting transporter membrane subunit gives MSPAESATVVATGLAGAGVLAGMLLPTRARVVTVGLCTAGLGGAGLAGGIAALGGTAWSAYLPGLLPLAGLRLAVDALSGLFMAVAGAVVLAVSVYGIGYASGRGPRGTASRGVQSSLPVFALTLVLVPAAASVSSFLLLWEGMAVTSLVLVLAEQRDRSAVREAGVWYAVMTHVGLVLLLAGLALFAAGAGGETFAQLRAGAAAMSPGARGAVFVLVAAAFASKAGMVPLHPWLPRAHPEAPSNVSALMSTAMVNLGAYGIIRVDFELLGGGPGWGWLLVLATGSLSAVYGILQAAMASDLKRLLAYSTSENLGLVLIGVGAAGLFASSGYPVPAALALAAALLHVTNHAVFKALLFCAAGSVVRATGLRDLDRLGGLRARMPATAGFFAVASLAAVALPPGNGFLSEWLLLQSLIHGMAVPGVSTAIVLPLAVAVIALSAGLAAAVFVKALGVGFFARPRSGGAAAAEESPPLMHVGMGLLAIGCTALALVPGTLGSSLSRAVAAAGLHDGRPLAGGGLELRLDRAAASLSPLWVTAALLAGVVAAAALIRLTARRGRRTNARVWDCGGGAPTPRMSYTATSFAEPLQRVFGDVLDPEQDVNVTPVRDSAYLVERVRFRRSVRDRIEHRLYRPVLAAALAVGRAARRLAPGSVHRYLGYGFFGLVALLLALAVGW, from the coding sequence ATGAGCCCAGCCGAGTCCGCGACCGTCGTGGCCACGGGTCTCGCCGGTGCCGGAGTGCTGGCCGGGATGCTCCTGCCCACCCGCGCCCGGGTGGTGACGGTGGGGCTGTGCACCGCGGGGCTGGGCGGCGCCGGACTGGCGGGCGGGATCGCGGCGCTGGGCGGCACCGCCTGGTCCGCGTACCTGCCCGGCCTCCTGCCGCTGGCCGGGCTGCGCCTGGCCGTCGACGCCCTCTCGGGCCTGTTCATGGCCGTCGCGGGCGCCGTGGTCCTCGCGGTCTCCGTCTACGGGATCGGCTACGCCTCCGGCCGCGGCCCGCGCGGCACGGCGTCGCGCGGCGTCCAGTCGTCCCTGCCGGTCTTCGCCCTGACCCTGGTCCTGGTCCCGGCCGCCGCTTCGGTCTCGTCCTTCCTGCTGCTGTGGGAGGGGATGGCGGTCACGTCGCTGGTCCTGGTCCTGGCCGAGCAGCGCGACCGCTCCGCCGTCCGCGAGGCCGGCGTCTGGTACGCGGTGATGACGCACGTCGGTCTCGTCCTGCTGCTGGCGGGGCTCGCGCTGTTCGCCGCCGGGGCGGGCGGCGAGACGTTCGCGCAGCTGCGCGCGGGGGCGGCCGCCATGTCGCCGGGCGCGCGCGGCGCGGTCTTCGTCCTGGTCGCCGCGGCGTTCGCGTCGAAGGCGGGCATGGTGCCCCTGCACCCGTGGCTGCCGCGGGCCCACCCCGAGGCGCCGAGCAACGTCTCGGCGCTGATGAGCACGGCGATGGTGAACCTGGGCGCGTACGGCATCATCCGCGTGGACTTCGAACTGCTGGGCGGCGGCCCGGGCTGGGGGTGGCTGCTGGTCCTCGCGACGGGATCCCTGTCGGCCGTCTACGGCATCCTGCAGGCGGCCATGGCCTCCGACCTCAAGCGCCTGCTCGCCTATTCGACGTCGGAGAACCTGGGCCTGGTGCTCATCGGCGTGGGCGCGGCGGGCCTGTTCGCCTCCTCCGGCTATCCGGTCCCCGCGGCCCTCGCCCTGGCCGCGGCCCTGCTGCACGTCACCAACCACGCCGTCTTCAAGGCGCTGCTGTTCTGCGCGGCCGGTTCCGTCGTGCGGGCCACGGGGCTGCGCGACCTCGACCGGCTGGGCGGCCTGCGCGCCAGGATGCCGGCCACGGCGGGCTTCTTCGCGGTGGCTTCGCTGGCCGCGGTCGCGCTGCCGCCGGGCAACGGCTTCCTCAGCGAGTGGCTGCTGCTGCAGTCCCTGATCCACGGCATGGCGGTTCCCGGGGTGTCCACGGCCATCGTCCTGCCGCTCGCCGTGGCGGTCATCGCCCTGTCGGCGGGGCTGGCGGCCGCCGTGTTCGTCAAGGCCCTGGGCGTCGGCTTCTTCGCCCGGCCGCGCAGCGGAGGGGCCGCGGCGGCGGAGGAGAGCCCGCCCCTGATGCACGTCGGCATGGGCCTGCTCGCCATCGGCTGCACGGCCCTCGCCCTCGTCCCCGGCACGCTGGGCAGCAGCCTGTCGCGGGCGGTCGCCGCGGCGGGGCTCCACGACGGCCGCCCCCTGGCGGGCGGCGGCCTGGAGCTGCGGCTGGACCGGGCCGCCGCCTCCCTGTCCCCCCTGTGGGTGACGGCGGCCCTGCTCGCGGGCGTCGTCGCCGCGGCCGCCCTCATCCGTCTGACGGCCCGTCGCGGACGCCGTACGAACGCGCGGGTGTGGGACTGCGGGGGCGGCGCCCCCACGCCCCGCATGTCGTACACCGCGACCTCCTTCGCCGAGCCCCTGCAACGGGTCTTCGGCGATGTCCTCGATCCCGAGCAGGACGTGAACGTCACCCCGGTGCGCGATTCCGCCTACCTCGTGGAACGCGTGCGCTTCCGGCGCAGCGTCCGCGACCGGATCGAACACCGCCTCTACCGCCCGGTCCTGGCGGCCGCCCTGGCCGTGGGCCGGGCCGCGCGCCGGCTGGCCCCCGGCAGCGTGCACCGCTACCTCGGCTACGGGTTCTTCGGTCTCGTCGCTCTCCTGCTGGCCCTGGCGGTCGGCTGGTGA
- a CDS encoding respiratory chain complex I subunit 1 family protein, with protein sequence MNGTMTATGTAAVTAQVALVVAGAPLLAGLMRQVRALMEGRAGPGVTQPWRDLRKLLRKEAITPAGTGPAFRTAPLLLVATMAVVAALVPLASTATPVSGSADLILVVALLGLGTVTLALAGLDTGTAFGGMGASRGMTVAALVEPTILLAVFALSIPTGSTNLSAIIAGGIHDPVRLVSPAGLLATAALAVAVLAETGRLPVDNPATHLELTMVHEAMVLEYAGPDLALVELGSQMRLTVLLGLLASLSAPWGIATTASPAALVLALVLLVLKVALLGAALAAAEVFWAKLRLFRVPELLAGSFLLALLAVTASYFLTGE encoded by the coding sequence GTGAACGGCACCATGACCGCCACCGGAACGGCCGCGGTGACCGCCCAGGTCGCCCTGGTCGTCGCCGGGGCACCCCTGCTCGCCGGGCTGATGAGGCAGGTACGGGCGCTGATGGAGGGGCGGGCCGGGCCCGGCGTCACCCAGCCCTGGCGCGACCTGCGCAAGCTGCTGCGCAAGGAGGCCATCACCCCTGCGGGCACGGGCCCGGCCTTCCGCACGGCACCCCTGCTGCTGGTGGCCACCATGGCCGTCGTCGCCGCGCTCGTCCCGCTGGCCTCGACCGCCACCCCCGTCAGCGGCAGCGCCGACCTCATCCTCGTCGTGGCGCTGCTCGGACTCGGCACCGTCACCCTGGCCCTCGCCGGGCTGGACACGGGCACCGCCTTCGGCGGGATGGGCGCCTCCCGCGGGATGACCGTGGCCGCGCTCGTCGAACCGACGATCCTCCTCGCGGTGTTCGCCCTGTCGATACCGACGGGGTCGACGAACCTGTCCGCCATCATCGCCGGCGGCATCCACGACCCGGTCCGCCTGGTCTCCCCGGCGGGCCTGCTCGCCACCGCCGCCCTGGCCGTCGCCGTCCTCGCCGAGACCGGCCGGCTCCCGGTGGACAACCCCGCCACCCACCTGGAACTGACGATGGTCCACGAGGCGATGGTGCTGGAGTACGCCGGACCCGACCTCGCCCTGGTCGAACTCGGCTCCCAGATGCGGCTGACCGTCCTGCTGGGCCTGCTCGCCTCGCTGTCCGCCCCCTGGGGCATCGCCACGACCGCCTCCCCGGCGGCCCTCGTCCTCGCCCTCGTCCTGCTCGTGCTGAAGGTCGCCCTGCTGGGCGCGGCCCTCGCCGCGGCCGAGGTGTTCTGGGCCAAGCTGCGGCTCTTCCGCGTGCCCGAGCTGCTGGCCGGATCCTTCCTGCTGGCGCTCCTCGCGGTGACCGCCTCGTACTTCCTCACGGGAGAGTGA
- a CDS encoding proton-conducting transporter membrane subunit has translation MPRPLTGRLGLVSPFAILTCGAVLACTVPDDGPVTAYGRLLRADALTVWMLLTVGAVACLACAANPAHLAHERTDLPATRRYHLLIHAFLAAMSAAVLAANLGVLWVAIEATTVVTAFLVGHRRTRASVEAAWKYVVICSAGIALAFLGTVLVYYAARQAGIPEAYALDWQTLAAHADRLDPSVTRLATGLVVLGFGAKAGLAPLHAWLPDAHSQAPAPVSALMSGVLLAVAFAGLLRYKVIADEALGAGFTRTLLAGVALVTLALAAALLLAQRDCKRMLAYSSMEHMSLIALGTAVGSPLALSAVLLHMTGHGLAKTVAFCASGHIARLCGTTRIGRIRGLLAHSPCLGTAFAAAVVALLGFPPFGLFASELGIVRAGFLSGPRWALAAALVLMLVAFAALAARTSRMLLGPPPGEDDEEEPVPLGADAAAPLVAGLAACAALGVTTGPLTALLTEAGEIIGGH, from the coding sequence GTGCCGCGGCCGCTCACCGGGCGGCTGGGACTCGTCTCGCCGTTCGCGATCCTCACGTGCGGGGCCGTGCTCGCCTGTACGGTCCCCGACGACGGGCCCGTCACCGCCTACGGGCGGCTGCTGCGCGCCGACGCGCTGACCGTGTGGATGCTGCTCACCGTCGGCGCGGTCGCCTGCCTCGCCTGCGCCGCCAACCCCGCCCACCTCGCCCACGAGCGCACCGACCTTCCCGCGACCCGCCGCTACCACCTGCTGATCCACGCCTTCCTCGCCGCGATGAGCGCCGCGGTCCTCGCCGCCAACCTCGGCGTCCTGTGGGTCGCCATCGAGGCCACCACCGTCGTCACCGCCTTCCTCGTCGGCCACCGGCGCACCCGCGCCTCGGTCGAAGCCGCATGGAAATACGTGGTGATCTGCTCGGCCGGCATCGCCCTGGCCTTCCTCGGCACCGTGCTCGTCTACTACGCGGCCCGCCAGGCCGGCATCCCCGAGGCGTACGCCCTGGACTGGCAGACCCTCGCCGCCCACGCGGACCGGCTCGACCCTTCGGTCACCCGTCTGGCGACCGGCCTGGTCGTCCTCGGCTTCGGGGCCAAGGCCGGCCTCGCGCCCCTGCACGCCTGGCTGCCCGACGCCCACAGCCAGGCCCCCGCGCCGGTCTCCGCCCTGATGTCCGGGGTCCTGCTCGCGGTGGCCTTCGCGGGCCTCCTGCGCTACAAGGTCATCGCGGACGAGGCCCTGGGCGCCGGCTTCACCCGTACCCTGCTCGCCGGCGTCGCCCTGGTCACCCTCGCGCTCGCGGCGGCCCTCCTGCTGGCCCAGCGCGACTGCAAGCGCATGCTGGCCTACTCCAGCATGGAGCACATGAGCCTGATCGCCCTCGGCACGGCCGTGGGCAGCCCGCTCGCCCTCTCCGCCGTCCTGCTGCACATGACCGGCCACGGCCTCGCCAAGACCGTCGCGTTCTGCGCCTCCGGCCACATCGCACGGCTGTGCGGAACCACCCGGATCGGCAGGATCCGCGGGCTGCTCGCCCACTCGCCCTGCCTCGGCACCGCCTTCGCCGCGGCCGTGGTCGCCCTGCTCGGGTTCCCGCCGTTCGGCCTGTTCGCCTCCGAACTGGGCATCGTCCGGGCCGGCTTCCTCTCCGGCCCCCGCTGGGCCCTGGCCGCGGCCCTCGTCCTGATGCTCGTCGCCTTCGCCGCCCTGGCCGCCCGCACCTCCCGCATGCTCCTGGGCCCGCCGCCGGGCGAGGACGACGAGGAGGAACCCGTCCCGCTCGGCGCCGACGCCGCGGCCCCCCTGGTCGCCGGACTGGCCGCCTGCGCGGCCCTCGGCGTCACCACCGGCCCCCTCACCGCCCTGCTGACCGAGGCCGGCGAGATCATCGGAGGCCACTGA
- a CDS encoding nickel-dependent hydrogenase large subunit, producing the protein MHPGTAHRTVTDIGPAELPGRAADLLGGGHRLALVAAHHDSADEPGGRAVRVVYLFTAGPPDTRTELHVRLDPKAPELPTLAHLSFPAGRFEREMRDLHGIVPLDHPLPHRLVRHFHWPRGWYPMHPDAGPPPPFAEPEGPYPFPEVEGEGVYEIPVGPVHAGIIEPGHFRFSVVGETIIKLKARLWFVHKGIEKLFEGRTPEQGLPLAERISGDTAVGHALAYCLAVEEATGAHVPVDARRARALLLELERLHNHVADLGALCNDVGHGVLSARAQHVRERLLRLNHEVTGHRLLRGGVVPGGSVLHAVPGPARLAELGREIRDIVTLALGHSTVRDRFTGTARLDVTAARDLGCLGYVARASGLSADARASHPFHDHAGAFTVPVHTTGDVLARFLVRAEETETSLAMAERLAAGLTAGRTTGTSLAWPPLFARSTRRAGVGIVEGWRGTITTRVELGAGDALTRVKTVDPSFFNWPALPVALADTIVPDFPLANKSFNLSYAGNDL; encoded by the coding sequence ATGCACCCGGGCACCGCACACCGCACCGTCACCGACATCGGCCCCGCCGAACTGCCCGGCAGAGCCGCCGACCTGCTCGGCGGCGGCCACCGCCTCGCCCTCGTCGCCGCCCACCACGACAGCGCCGACGAACCCGGCGGCCGGGCCGTCCGCGTCGTCTACCTCTTCACGGCCGGCCCGCCCGACACCCGCACCGAGCTCCACGTCCGCCTCGACCCCAAGGCCCCCGAACTCCCCACCCTCGCCCACCTCTCCTTCCCCGCCGGCCGCTTCGAGCGCGAGATGCGCGACCTGCACGGCATCGTGCCGCTGGACCACCCGCTCCCGCACCGCCTCGTGCGCCACTTCCACTGGCCGCGCGGCTGGTACCCGATGCACCCCGACGCCGGGCCGCCCCCGCCCTTCGCCGAACCCGAAGGCCCCTACCCCTTCCCGGAGGTCGAGGGGGAGGGCGTCTACGAGATCCCCGTCGGCCCCGTCCACGCCGGCATCATCGAACCCGGTCACTTCCGCTTCTCCGTCGTCGGCGAGACGATCATCAAGCTCAAGGCGCGCCTGTGGTTCGTCCACAAGGGCATCGAGAAGCTCTTCGAGGGCCGCACCCCCGAGCAGGGCCTGCCGCTCGCCGAGCGCATCAGCGGCGACACCGCCGTCGGCCACGCCCTCGCCTACTGCCTCGCCGTGGAGGAGGCCACCGGCGCGCACGTCCCCGTGGACGCGCGCCGCGCCCGCGCGCTCCTCCTCGAACTCGAACGCCTCCACAACCACGTCGCCGACCTCGGAGCCCTGTGCAACGACGTCGGCCACGGCGTCCTGAGCGCCCGCGCCCAGCACGTCCGCGAGCGCCTGCTGCGCCTCAACCACGAGGTCACCGGCCACCGGCTGCTGCGCGGCGGCGTCGTGCCCGGCGGCTCCGTCCTGCACGCCGTGCCCGGCCCGGCCAGGCTCGCGGAACTGGGCCGGGAGATCCGCGACATCGTCACCCTCGCCCTCGGTCACAGCACCGTGCGCGACCGCTTCACCGGCACCGCCCGCCTGGACGTCACCGCGGCCCGCGACCTCGGCTGCCTCGGCTACGTCGCCCGGGCCAGCGGCCTGTCCGCCGACGCCCGGGCGAGCCACCCCTTCCACGACCACGCCGGGGCCTTCACCGTCCCCGTCCACACCACCGGCGACGTCCTGGCCCGTTTCCTCGTACGGGCCGAGGAGACCGAGACCTCCCTCGCCATGGCCGAGCGGCTCGCAGCGGGGCTCACGGCGGGCCGGACGACCGGTACGTCGCTCGCCTGGCCGCCGCTGTTCGCCCGCAGCACCCGCCGCGCCGGCGTCGGCATCGTGGAGGGCTGGCGCGGCACCATCACCACACGGGTCGAACTCGGGGCCGGCGACGCGCTCACCCGCGTCAAGACCGTCGACCCGTCCTTCTTCAACTGGCCCGCCCTGCCCGTGGCCCTGGCGGACACGATCGTCCCCGACTTCCCCCTGGCCAACAAGAGCTTCAACCTCTCGTACGCGGGGAACGACCTCTAG
- a CDS encoding SDR family NAD(P)-dependent oxidoreductase, with amino-acid sequence MGGNTGTTGATGTGDLTEGELAAFDRTVGLLRQLPLDDPMRLRAEQVASSFVRDGRHRRRKARREEQAAADAQVAAATATGALARREDAPLETPGTGGTYSRSRRCYVCKTPYRQADAFYHLLCPGCAADNAERRGLRTDLTGRRVLLTGGRVKIGFQLALMMLRDGAELLVTSRFPRDTVRRFHAAEGSEAWRDRLTVIGIDLRDPRQVLGLCERLRDEGRPLDILVNNAAQTIRRPPGAYAPLAAGESRPLPAGGAAATALWQAPGFRTPYALEGTGDGAGASAALGLVLPAAAEVDEAGLVPDRSAANSWSACLGELDPAELLETQLVNALAPTLLCDRLLPLLLASPHPRRYVVNVTAVEGRFAVRNKTAGHPHTNMAKAALNMLTRTSSRELAARGVHMCSVDTGWITDENPAPKKAWMAAHGFRTPLDIVDGAARVYDPIVRGEAGDPVSGVHLKDYRVADW; translated from the coding sequence GTGGGCGGCAACACCGGCACCACTGGTGCCACCGGCACCGGTGACCTCACCGAGGGCGAGCTCGCGGCCTTCGACCGCACCGTCGGCCTGCTGAGGCAACTGCCCCTCGACGACCCGATGCGGCTGCGTGCCGAGCAGGTCGCCTCGTCCTTCGTGCGCGACGGACGGCACCGCCGCCGCAAGGCCCGGCGCGAGGAACAGGCCGCGGCGGACGCCCAAGTGGCCGCCGCCACGGCGACGGGCGCCCTAGCCCGCCGCGAGGACGCACCGCTGGAGACCCCCGGTACGGGCGGTACCTACAGCCGCTCGCGCCGCTGCTACGTCTGCAAGACCCCCTACCGGCAGGCCGACGCCTTCTACCACCTGCTCTGCCCCGGCTGCGCCGCCGACAACGCCGAGCGGAGGGGCCTGCGCACCGACCTGACGGGCCGCCGGGTCCTGCTCACCGGCGGCCGGGTCAAGATCGGCTTCCAGCTCGCCCTGATGATGCTGCGCGACGGCGCGGAGCTGCTGGTCACCAGCCGCTTCCCGCGCGACACCGTCCGCCGCTTCCACGCGGCCGAGGGCAGCGAGGCGTGGCGGGACCGGCTCACCGTGATCGGCATCGACCTGCGCGACCCCCGCCAGGTGCTCGGCCTGTGCGAGCGGCTGAGGGACGAGGGCCGGCCCCTGGACATCCTGGTCAACAACGCCGCGCAGACGATCCGCCGCCCGCCCGGGGCGTACGCGCCGCTGGCGGCGGGGGAGTCGCGGCCGCTGCCCGCCGGCGGCGCCGCGGCGACGGCCCTGTGGCAGGCGCCCGGCTTCCGCACGCCGTACGCATTGGAGGGGACCGGGGACGGCGCGGGCGCCTCGGCGGCGCTCGGTCTCGTCCTGCCGGCCGCCGCGGAGGTGGACGAGGCCGGGCTGGTCCCGGACCGCTCCGCCGCCAACTCCTGGTCCGCGTGCCTCGGCGAGCTGGACCCGGCCGAACTGCTGGAGACCCAGCTGGTCAACGCCCTCGCGCCCACGCTCCTGTGCGACCGGCTGCTGCCGCTCCTGCTGGCCTCGCCCCACCCGCGGCGCTACGTGGTCAACGTGACGGCGGTCGAGGGCCGTTTCGCCGTGCGCAACAAGACGGCGGGCCACCCGCACACCAACATGGCCAAGGCGGCGCTGAACATGCTCACCCGCACCAGCAGCCGGGAACTCGCCGCCCGCGGCGTCCACATGTGCAGCGTCGACACCGGCTGGATCACGGACGAGAACCCGGCGCCGAAGAAGGCGTGGATGGCCGCGCACGGCTTCCGCACCCCGCTGGACATCGTGGACGGCGCGGCCCGGGTCTACGACCCGATCGTGCGCGGCGAGGCGGGGGACCCGGTCTCGGGCGTCCACCTCAAGGACTACCGGGTCGCCGACTGGTGA
- a CDS encoding winged helix-turn-helix transcriptional regulator: MTKPRPCSIADALGVVGEKYSLLVLREVFFGVRRFDAIARNTGAPRDILASRLRRLVEAGVLEKVPYSERPARFEYCPTEAGHDLRPVLIMLMSWGDRHLADVPPTVFEHSCGADLDPAVVCRCCGEEVDSSAITARFQVPGWGVEGAA, translated from the coding sequence ATGACGAAGCCGCGCCCCTGTTCGATCGCCGACGCGCTCGGTGTGGTCGGCGAGAAGTACTCCCTGCTGGTGCTGCGCGAGGTCTTCTTCGGAGTCCGGCGCTTCGACGCGATCGCCCGCAACACCGGGGCCCCGCGCGACATCCTGGCCTCCCGGCTGCGCCGCCTGGTGGAGGCGGGGGTGCTGGAGAAGGTTCCCTACAGCGAACGGCCCGCGCGCTTCGAGTACTGCCCCACGGAAGCCGGGCACGATCTGCGGCCGGTCCTCATCATGCTGATGAGCTGGGGCGACCGTCACCTGGCGGATGTGCCGCCGACCGTCTTCGAGCACTCCTGCGGCGCCGATCTCGACCCGGCCGTCGTCTGCCGGTGCTGCGGCGAGGAGGTCGACAGCTCGGCCATCACCGCGCGCTTCCAGGTGCCGGGCTGGGGCGTCGAGGGCGCGGCCTGA
- a CDS encoding TetR/AcrR family transcriptional regulator, producing the protein MPRQSPSLARATPELIARTALAIIDEEGPSALSFRALAERLGISHATIHRRCTDLGGLIDLCTDHLAAELPGIPPGTAWAEATERRFRGLYELLTAHPGLVALRGSRPWLGPQLLARLVEPALADSIAAGMTPEQAFHAYRRMYLLTLGSATFVDHRDPGRTVTSTRTALAALDPGEFPVLTGNTGVILPAMTDHEVYYGALRQLIEAAHP; encoded by the coding sequence ATGCCACGGCAATCTCCCTCCCTCGCCCGGGCGACCCCGGAGCTCATCGCCCGCACGGCCCTCGCGATCATCGACGAGGAAGGCCCCTCGGCCCTCAGCTTCCGGGCCCTGGCCGAGCGGCTGGGCATCTCCCACGCGACGATCCACCGCCGCTGCACGGACCTGGGCGGGCTGATCGACCTGTGCACCGACCACCTCGCCGCCGAGCTGCCCGGGATCCCGCCGGGCACCGCCTGGGCCGAGGCCACGGAGCGGCGGTTCCGGGGGCTGTACGAGCTCCTCACCGCGCACCCCGGCCTGGTCGCCCTGCGCGGCTCGCGCCCCTGGCTCGGCCCCCAGCTGCTGGCCCGCCTGGTCGAGCCGGCGCTCGCCGACAGCATCGCCGCGGGGATGACGCCGGAGCAGGCGTTCCACGCGTACCGGCGGATGTACCTGCTGACCCTCGGCAGCGCCACGTTCGTCGACCACCGCGACCCCGGGCGGACGGTCACGAGCACCCGGACCGCACTGGCCGCGCTGGATCCCGGGGAGTTCCCGGTCCTGACCGGGAACACGGGCGTCATCCTGCCCGCCATGACGGACCATGAGGTCTACTACGGCGCCCTGCGGCAGCTGATCGAGGCGGCACACCCCTGA
- a CDS encoding serine/threonine dehydratase, which translates to MLRPCASRPVPACAPRRHPVHDLTHGDVEQAAARIAGRTRPVAVAPAGPGTPGRVWFALESLQHTGSFKARGAWNFLAAHREAGTLPRAGVTIASGGNAGLACAWAAQQQGVPATVFLPENAPQVKTDRLRGYGADVRLVGSEYAEALAACEEFARTTGALASHAYDHPLIAAGAGTLLEEIRARVPGLDTVVVAVGGGGLFAGVATAARHHGIRTVAVEPEGSRALHAALEAGRVVDVTVDSVAADALGARRVSEAALAAARHQDVTSVLVPDDAIVGARQSLWDEHRLVVEPAGATALAALTAPGGPYVPAEDETVAVVLCGANTDPGDLVRRR; encoded by the coding sequence ATGCTGCGGCCCTGTGCTTCCCGCCCGGTCCCCGCCTGCGCCCCGAGGAGACACCCCGTGCACGACCTCACCCACGGCGACGTCGAACAGGCCGCCGCCCGCATCGCCGGCCGGACCCGCCCCGTCGCCGTCGCGCCGGCCGGTCCCGGCACCCCCGGCCGGGTGTGGTTCGCGCTGGAGTCCCTGCAGCACACCGGCTCCTTCAAGGCACGCGGCGCCTGGAACTTCCTCGCCGCCCACCGCGAGGCCGGCACCCTGCCCCGGGCCGGGGTCACCATCGCCTCCGGCGGCAACGCCGGACTGGCCTGCGCCTGGGCCGCGCAGCAGCAAGGGGTGCCCGCCACCGTCTTCCTGCCCGAGAACGCCCCGCAGGTGAAGACCGACCGGCTGCGCGGCTACGGCGCCGACGTCCGCCTGGTCGGCTCCGAATACGCCGAAGCGCTCGCGGCCTGCGAGGAGTTCGCGCGCACCACCGGCGCCCTCGCCAGCCACGCCTACGACCACCCGCTGATCGCCGCGGGCGCCGGCACCCTCCTGGAGGAGATCCGCGCGCGTGTCCCCGGCCTGGACACGGTCGTCGTCGCGGTGGGCGGGGGAGGCCTCTTCGCCGGCGTCGCCACGGCCGCACGGCACCACGGGATCCGCACCGTCGCGGTCGAGCCCGAGGGCAGCCGGGCCCTGCACGCCGCCCTGGAGGCCGGGCGCGTCGTCGACGTCACCGTCGACTCCGTCGCGGCGGACGCCCTAGGGGCCCGCCGCGTCTCGGAGGCGGCCCTGGCCGCGGCCCGCCACCAGGACGTCACCTCCGTCCTCGTGCCCGACGACGCCATCGTCGGCGCTCGGCAGTCCTTGTGGGACGAACACCGCCTCGTGGTCGAGCCCGCCGGGGCCACCGCGCTCGCCGCCCTGACGGCCCCCGGCGGTCCGTACGTGCCCGCGGAGGACGAGACCGTCGCCGTCGTCCTCTGCGGCGCCAACACCGACCCCGGCGACCTGGTGCGCCGCCGCTGA
- a CDS encoding SMP-30/gluconolactonase/LRE family protein: MSHAPASVRPAPPRPLPPLRMLRIGGPGPEDVVVDGAGRVLTGTGDGRIRRITLPGPRGGARVEELADTGGRPLGLELLPDGRLLVCDAERGLLRVTPEAGGEVEVLADSVAGEPLHFCSNAAAAADGTVYFTASSRRYGLRDWRADIVEHSGTGRLLRLRPGGVPEVLLDDLQFANGVALAADESSVVVAETGAYRLVRLWLTGPRSGLRDTLAEDLPGFPDNLSRSADGTFWTALAAPREALLDRLHRAPAALRRGAAAAAVRLRPPPRRFARVMGIGPDGRVAHDLGRRGAGYRMVTSVYEHGGTLVLGSLVEPGIAWCELPPGPR; the protein is encoded by the coding sequence ATGAGCCACGCGCCCGCTTCCGTGCGTCCCGCGCCGCCCCGGCCGCTGCCGCCCCTGCGCATGCTCCGCATCGGCGGTCCGGGGCCGGAGGACGTCGTCGTCGACGGCGCCGGGCGGGTGCTGACCGGCACCGGCGACGGCCGGATCCGGCGGATCACCCTTCCCGGCCCGCGCGGCGGTGCCCGGGTGGAGGAGCTGGCGGACACGGGCGGCAGGCCGCTCGGCCTGGAGCTGCTCCCCGACGGCAGGCTGCTCGTCTGTGACGCCGAACGGGGGCTGCTGCGCGTCACCCCTGAGGCCGGGGGCGAGGTCGAGGTCCTGGCGGACTCGGTGGCCGGTGAACCGCTGCACTTCTGCAGCAACGCGGCCGCCGCCGCGGACGGCACCGTCTACTTCACGGCCTCCAGCCGCCGGTACGGGCTGCGCGACTGGCGGGCGGACATCGTGGAGCACTCCGGCACCGGCCGGCTGCTGCGGCTCCGGCCGGGCGGTGTCCCCGAAGTGCTCCTCGACGACCTGCAGTTCGCGAACGGGGTCGCCCTGGCGGCCGACGAGTCCTCCGTCGTCGTGGCCGAGACCGGCGCGTACCGCCTCGTCCGGCTGTGGCTCACCGGCCCCCGGTCCGGGCTGCGCGACACCCTGGCCGAGGACCTGCCGGGCTTTCCCGACAACCTTTCCCGCAGCGCCGACGGCACCTTCTGGACCGCTCTGGCCGCGCCCCGGGAGGCGCTCCTCGACCGGCTCCACCGTGCGCCCGCGGCGTTACGGCGCGGGGCGGCGGCCGCGGCGGTCCGTCTGCGTCCGCCCCCGCGCCGGTTCGCACGCGTGATGGGCATCGGCCCGGACGGCCGGGTCGCCCACGACCTGGGGCGGCGCGGCGCCGGCTACCGGATGGTCACCAGCGTGTACGAACACGGGGGCACCCTCGTGCTCGGCAGCCTCGTGGAGCCCGGCATCGCCTGGTGCGAACTGCCGCCCGGCCCCCGCTGA